gacgttgacgttgtagttcagcttcttgttcttggcgTTTACGTTgttgttcagcttcttgttcttgacgttgacgttgtaagtcagcttcttgttcttgacgttgtagttcagcttcttgttcttgacgttgacgttgtaagtcagcttcttgttcttgacgttgacgttgtagttcagcttcttgttcttgacgttgacgttgtaagtcagcttcttgttcctgacgttgtagttcagcttcttgttcttgacgttgacgttataagtcagcttcttgttcttgacgttgacgttgtagttcagcttcttgttcttgacgttgacgttgtagttcagcttcttgttcttgacgttgacgttgtaagtcagcttcttgttcttgacgttgtagttcagcttcttgttcttgacgtttacgttgtaagtcagcttcttgttcttgacgttgacgttgtagttcagcttcttatTCTCGACGTTGGCATTGCAGGTCAGCTTGTTGACGTTCAGCTTCATGTTGCAGGGTCTGGAGTCGTTCTTGTTCACATACACGTTCTAATTCAGCTTTTTGTTCGTAGAGCCAGAATTATTCTTGTTAACGCGTACGTTGTATTTCAGCTTTTTCTTCTTGTAGCTGGCGTTGTTCTCGTTCACATTCCCGGGCTAATTGAGCCTCTTCCCACTAAACGTTTTCCCGTTTTCAAAacgtcctaaaaacgacatttcattcttttgggcacgttttaaattacgtttaaaatacgtattttgagaatttgtaaagaAGACTTTAAAACGTAAGGCCATAACGTTTTAATAAAACGTATTTTAAATGTAATGATATAACGTTTTCGAGCAAAGGTTTTTAAAAAGTTAATTCTGTAACCTGAACGTTGAAGCGTCGTCGGTTGCTCTCAGTGGAAAGTAAATAGGAGTCAAAGACTGCTTACTTGAGTACATCGTAGTCAGTCTCGTTTGCAAGAGTTATGAGGGTTAAGACAGCTCATCCTGTAAGGTGTGACCTAAGAAGTATAGACCATTGATTCCTAAGCTACTGTTACTGGGTATCCAAGGCCTCGAATGAAACAAAAAATGAGTATACTTCTGCCTCCACAAAAGTCGGCATCATATTAATACAATTTGTAGGCTTAAAACATACTGGTAAGTTGGCTTCTGCTTCACGGCGCTGAGAGGGGTTGGTACTTTCAAGTTCTAACTCCTGGCGCCAGAACTCGGGCGCGGTGTCTGATCTACCTTGTTCCAAGAATAACGTGATGCCAACTCTATCCTCCTCTTGTTGTCTCTTGAGTTGAAGCTCTTCAGCTAGGATTTGCAGTAGTTCTCCTTCTCTTCGACGACGTaggtcagcttcttgttcttgacgttgactttgtagttcagcttcttgttcttggcgTTGACGTTgttgttcagcttcttgttcttgacgttgacgttgtaagtcagcttcttgttcttgacgttggcgttgtagttcagcttcttgttcttgacgttggcgTTGCAGGTCAGCTTGTTGACGTTCAGCTTCATTTTGCAGGGTCTGGAGTCGTTCTTGTTCACATACACGTTCTAATTCAGCTTTTTGTTCGTAGAGCcagaattgttcttgttaacgcgCATGTTGTATTTCAACTTTTTCTTCTTGTAGCTGGCGTTGTTCTCTTTCACATTCCCGGAATAATTCAGCCTCTTCCCActaaacattttcccgttttcaaaacgtcctaaaaacgacatttcattgttttggacacgttttaaattacgtttaaaaTGCGTATTTTGAGAATATGTAAAGACGACTTTAAAAAGTGAGGCCATAACGTTTTAATAAAACGTATTTTAAATGTCATGATACATGTTGGAGCAAAGGTTTTTAAAACGTTAATTCTGTAACCTGAACGTTGAAGCGTCGTCGGTATCTCTCAGTGGAAAGTAAATAGGCGTCAAGGACTGCTTGCTTGAGTACATCGTAGTCACTCTCTTTTGCAAGAGTAATGAGGGTTAAGACAGCTTTTCCTGTAAGGTGTGACCTGAGAAGTATAGGCCATTGGTTCCTATGCCATTGTAACTGGGTGGCCAAGGCCTCGAATGACACAAAAAATGAGTCTACTTCTGCCTCTACAAAAGGTGGTATCATAATAATACAATTTGTAGGCTTAAAACATACTGGTAAGTTGGCTTCTGCTTCACGGCGCTGAGAGAGGTGGGTACTTTCAAGTTCTAACTCCTGGCGCCGGAACTCGAGTGCGGTGTCTGATCTACCTTGTTCCAAGCATAACGTGATGCCAACTCCATCCTCGTCTTGTTGTCTCTTGAGTTGAAGCTCTTCAGCTAGGATTTGCAGTAGTTCTACTTCTCTTCGACGATGtaagtcagcttcttgttcttgacgttgacgttgtagttcagcttcttgttcttggcgttgacgttgtagttcagcttcttgttcttgacgttgacgttgtaagtcagcttcttgttcttgacgttgtagttcagcttcttgttcttgacgttgacgttgtaagtcagcttcttgttcttgacgttgtagttcagcttcttgttcttgttgttgatgttgtaagtcagcttcttgttcttgacgttgacgttatagttcagcttcttgttcttgacgttggcgTTGCAGGTCAGCTTGTTGACGTTCAGCTTCATGTTGCAGGGTCTGGAGTCGTTCTTGTTCACATGCACGTTCTAATTCAGCTTTTTGTTCGTAGAGCCAGAATTATTCTTGTTAATGCGCACGTTGTATTTCAGCTTTTTCTTCTTGTAGCTGGCGTTGTTCTCGTTCATATTCCCGGGCTAATTCAGCCTCTTACCActaaacattttcccgttttaaaaacgtcctaaaaacgacatttcattcttTTGGacacgttttaaattacgtttaaaaTACGTATTTTGAGAACTTGTAAAGAAGACTTTAAAACGTAAGGCCATAACGTTTCAATAAAACGTATTTTAAATGTCATGATATAACGTTTTCGAGCAAAGGTTTTTAAAAAGTTAATTCTGTAACCTGAACGTTGAAGCGTCGTcggtagctctcagtggaaagtaAATTGGCGTCAAGGACTGCTTACTTGAGTACATCGTAGTCAGTCTCGTTTGCAAGAGTAATGAGGGTTAAGACAGCTCATCCTGTAAGGTGTGAcctgagaagtatagaccattGATTCCTAAGCCATTGTTACTGGGTGGACAAGGCCTCGAATGAAACAAAAAATGAGTCTACTTCTGCCTCCACAAAAGTCGGCATCATATTAATACAATTTGTAGGCTTAAAACATACTGGTAAGTTGGCTTCTGCTTCACGGCGCTGAGAGAGATGGGTACTTTCAAGTTCTAACTCCTGGCGCCGGAACTCGAGTGCGGTGTCTGATCTACCTTGTTCCACGCATAACGTGATGCCAACTCCATCCTCCTCTTGTTGTCTCTTGAGTTGAAGCTCTTCAGCTAGGATTTGCATCAGTTCTACTTCTCTTCGACGACGTaggtcagcttcttgttcttggcgTTGACGTTgttgttcagcttcttgttcttgacgttgacgttgtaagtcagcttcttgttcttgaagttgtagttcagcttcttgttcttgacgttgacgttgtaagtcagcttcttgttcttgacgttgacgttgtagttcagctttttgttcttgacgttgacgttgtagttcagcttcttgttcttgacgttgacgttgtaagtcagcttcttgttcttgacgttgtagttcagcttcttgttcttgacgttgacgttgtaagtcagcttcttgttcttgacgttgacgttgtagttcagcttcttgttcttgacgttggcgTTGCAGGTCAGCTTGTTGACGTTCAGCTTCATGTTGCAGGCTCTAGAGTCGTTCTTGTTCACATACACGTTCTAATTCAGCTTTTTGTTTTTAGAGCCAGAATTGTTCTTGTTAATGCGCATGTTGTATTTCAACTTTTTCTTCTTGTAGCTGGCATTGTTCTCGTTCACATTCCCGGGCTAATTCAGCCTGTTCCCActaaacattttcccgttttcaaAACGTCCTAAAAACTACATTTCATTGTTTTGGacacgttttaaattacgtttaaaatgcgtattttgagaatttgtaaagaCGACTTTAAAAAGTGAGGCCATAACGTTTTAATAAAACGTATTTTAAATGTCATGATACATGTTGGAGCAAAGGTTTTTAAAACGTTAATTCTGTAACCTGAACGTTGAAGCGTCGTCGGTAGCTCACAGTGGAAAGTAAATAGGCGTCAAGGACTGCTTGCTTGAGTACATCGTAGTCAGTCTCGTTTGCAAGAGTAATGAGGGTTACGACAGCTTTTCCTGTAAGGTGTGACCTGAGAAGTATAGGCCATTGGTTCCTAGGCCTTTGTAACTGGGTGGCCAAGGCCTCGATTGACACAAAAAATGAGTCTACTTCTGCCTCAACAAAAGGTGGGATCATAATAATGCAATTTTTAGGCTTAAAACATACTGGTAAGTTGGCTTCTGCTTTACGGCGCTGAGAGAGGTGGGTACTTTCAAGTTCAAACTCCTGGCGCCGGAACTCGAGTGCGGTGTCTGATCTACCTTGTTCCAAGCATAACGTGATGCCAACTCCATCCTCCTCTTGATGTCTCTTGAGTTGAAGCTCTTCAGCTAGGATTTGCAGTAGTTCTACTTCTCTTCGACGACGtaagtcagcttcttgttcttgacgttgacgttgtagttcagcttcttgttcttggcgttgacgttgtagttcagcttcttgttcttgacgttgacgttgtaagtcagcttcttgttcttgacgttgacgttgtagttcagcttcttgttcttgacgttgacgttgtggttcagcttcttgttcttgacgttgacgttgtaagtcagctacttgttcttgacgttgtagttcagctttttgttcttgacgttgatgttgtaagtcagcttcttgttcttgacgttgacgttgtagttctgcttcttgttcttgacgctgGCGTTGCAGGTCAGCTTGTTGACGTTCAGCTTCATGTTGCAGGGTCTGGAGTCGTTCTTGTTCGCATGCACGTTCTAATTCAGCTTTTTGTTCGTAGAACcagaattgttcttgttaacacgCACGTATTATTTCAGCTTTTTCTTCTGGTAGCTGGCTTTGTTCTCGTTCACATTCCCGGGCTAATACAGCCTCTTCCCActaaacattttcccgttttcaaaacgtcctaaaaacgacatttcattgttttggaCACGTTTTAAATAACGTTTAAAATGCGtattttgagaatttgtaaagaCGACTTTAAAAAGTGAGGCCATAACGTTTTAATAAAACGTATTTTAAATGTCATGATACATGTTGGAGCAAAGGTTTTTAAAACGTTAATTTTGTAACCTGAACGTTGAAGCGTCGTCGGTAGCTCTCAGTGGATAGTAAATAGGCGTCAAGGACTGCTTGCTTGAGTACATCGTAGTCAGTCTCGTTTGCAAGAGTAACGAGGGTTAAGACAGTTCTTCCTGTAAGGTGTGACCTGGAAGTATAGACCATTGATTCCTAAGCCATTGTAAAGGGGTGGCCAAGGCCTCGAATGACAAAAAATGAGTCTACTTCTGCCTCCACAAAAGGCAGCATCATATTAATACAATTTGTAGGCTTAAAACATACTGGTAAGTTGGCTTCTGCTTCACGGCACTGAGAGAGGTGGGTACTTTCAAGTTCTAACTCCTGGCGCCGGAACTCGAGCACGGTGTCTGATCTACCTTGTTCCAAGCATAACGTGATGCCAACTCTATCCTCCTCTTGTTGTCTCTTGAGTTGAAGCTCTTCAGCTAGGATTTGCAGTAGTTCTCTTTCTCTTCGACGACGTaggtcagcttcttgttcttgacgttgacgttgtagttcagcttcttgttcttggcgTTGACGTTgttgttcagcttcttgttcctgacgttgacgttgtaagtcagcttcttgttcttgacgttggcgttgtagttcagcttcttgttcttgacgttggcgTTGCAGGTCAGCTTGTTGACGTTCAGCTTCATGTTGCAGGGTCTGGAGTCGTTCTTGTTCACATGCACGTTCTAATTCAACTTTTTGTTCGTAGAGCCAGAATTGTTCTTATTAACGCACACGTTGTATTTCAGCTTTTTCTTCTTGTACCTGGCGTTGTTCTCGTTCACATTCCCGGGCTAATTCAGCCTGTTCCCACTAAACATTTTCCCGTTTACAAAacgtcctaaaaacgacatttcattgttttggacacgttttaaattacgtttaaaatgcgtattttgagaatttgtaaagaCAACTTTAAAAAGTGAGGCCATAACGTTTTAATAAAACGTATTTTAAATGTCATGATACATGTTGAAGCAAAGGTTTTTAAAACGTTAATTCTGTAACCTGAACGTTGAAGCGTCGTcggtagctctcagtggaaagtaAATAGGCGTAAGGACTGCTTGCTTGAGTACATCGTAGTCAGTCTCGTTTGCAAGAGTAACGAGGGTTAAGACAGCTCTTCCTGTAAGGTGGGAcctgagaagtatagaccattGATTCCTAAACCATTGTAACTGGGTGGCCAAGGCCTCGAATGACACAAAAAATGAGTCTATTTCTACCTCAACAAAAGGTGGCATCATATTAATACAATTTGTAGGCTTATAACATACTGGTAAGTTGGCTTCTGCTTCACGGCGCTGAGAGAGGTGGGTACTTTCAAGTTCTAACTCCTGGCGCCGGAACTCGAGTGCGGTGTCTGATCTACCTTGTTCCAAGCATAACGTGATGCCAACTCCATCCTCCTCTTGTTGTCTCTTGAGTTGAAGCTCTTCAGCTAGGATTTGCATCAGTTCTACTTCTCTTCGACGACGTagatcagcttcttgttcttggcgATGACGTTgttgttcagcttcttgttcttgacgttgacgttgtaagtcagcttcttgttcttgacgttgtagttcagcttcttgttcttgacgttgacgttgtaagtcagcttcctgttcttgacgttgacgatgTAGTTCAGCtttttgttcttgacgttgacgttgtagttcagcttcttgttcttgacgttgacgttgtaagtcagcttcttgttctagacgttgtagttcagcttcttgttcttgacgttgacgttgtaagtcagcttcttgttcttgacgttgacgttgtagttcagctacttgttcttgacgttggcgTTGCAGGTCAGCTTGTTGACGTTCAGCTTCATGTTGCAGGGTCTGGAGTCGTTCTTGTTCACATGCACGTTCTAATTCAGCTTTTTGTTCGTAGAACcagaattgttcttgttaacgcgCACGTTGTATTTCAGCTTTTTCTTCTTGTAGCTGGCTTTGTTCTCGTTCACATTCCCGGGCTAATTCAGCCTCTTCCCActaaacattttcccgttttcaaAACGTCCTAAAAAcaacatttcattgttttggacacgttttaaattacgtttaaaatgcgtattttgagaatttgtaaagaCGACTTTAAAAAGTGAGGCCATAACTTTTTAATTAAACGTATTTTAAATGTCATGATACATGTTGGAGCAAAGGTTTTTAAAACGTTAATTTTGTAACCTGAACGTTGAAGCGTCGTcggtagctctcagtggaaagtaAATAGGCGTCAAGGACTGCTTGCTTGAGTACATCGTAGTCAGTCTCGTTTGCAAGAGTAACGAGGGTTAAGACAGTTCTTCCTGTAAGGTGTGAcctgagaagtatagaccattGATTCCTAAGCCATTGTAAAGGGGTGGCCAAGGCCTCGAATGACAAAAAATGAGTCTACTTCTGCCTCCACAAAAGGCGGCATCATATTAATACAATTTGTAGGCTTAAAACATACTGGTAAGTTGGCTTCTGCTTCACGGCGCTGAGAGAGGTGGGTACCTTCGATTTCAAACTCCTGGCGCCGGAACTCGAGTGCGGTGTCTGATCTACCTTGTTCCAAGCATAACGTGATGCCAACTCCATCCTCCTTTTGTTGTCTCTTGAGTTGAAGCTCTTCAGCTGGGATTTGCAGTAGTTCTATTTCTCTTCGTCGACGtaagtcagcttcttgttcttgacgttgacgttgtagttcagcttcttgttcttggcgttgacgttgtagttcagcttcttgttcttgacgttgacgttgtaagtcagcttcttgttcttgacgttgtagttcagcttcttgttcttggcgTTGACGTTgttgttcagcttcttgttcttgacgttgacgttgtaagtcagcttcttgttcttgacgttggctttgtagttcagcttcttctTCTTGACGTTGATGTTGtaagtcagcttcttgttcttgacgttgacgttgtagttcagcttcttgttcttgacgttggcgTTGCAGGTCAGCTTGTTGACGTTCAGCTTCATGTTGCAGGGTCTGGAGTCGTTCTTGTTCACATGCACGTTCTAATTCAACTTTTTGTTCGTAGAGCtagaattgttcttgttaacgcaCACGTTGTATTTCAGCTTTTTCTTCTTGTAGCTGGCGTTGTTCTCGTTCACATTCCCGGGCTAATTCAGGCTTTTCCCActaaacattttcccgttttcaaAACgtactaaaaacgacatttcattgttttgtacacgttttaaattacgtttaaaaTACGTATTTTCAGAATTTGTAAAGACGACTTTAATATGTGAGGCCATAACGTTTTAATAAAACGTATTTTAAATGTCATGATATAACGTTTTAGAACAAAGGTTTTTAAAAAGTTAATTCTGTAACCTGAACGTTGAAGCGTCGTcggtagctctcagtggaaagtaGATTGGCGTCAAGGACTGCTTGCTTGAGTACATCGTAGTCAGTCTCGTTTGCAAGAGTAATGAGGGTTAAGACAGCTTTTCCTGTAAGGTGTGACCTGAGAAGTATAGGCCATTGGTTCCTAAACCATTGTAACTGGGTGGCCAAGGCCTCGAATGACACAAAAAATGAGTATACTTCTGCCTCCACAAAAGTCGGCATCATATTAATACAATTTGTAGGCTTAAAACATACTGGTAAGTTGGCTTCTGCTTCACGGCGCTGAGAGAGGTGGGTACTTTCAAGTTCTAACTCCTGGCGCCGGATCTCGAGCGCGGTGTCTGATCTACCTTTTTTCAAGCATAACGTGATGCCAACTCTATCCTCCTCTTGTTGTCTCTTGAGTTGAAGCTCTTCAGCTAGGATTTGCAGTAGTTCTCCTTCTCTTCGACGACGTaggtcagcttcttgttcttgacgttgacgttgtagttcagcttcttgttcttggcgTTGACGTTgttgttcagcttcttgttcct
This genomic stretch from Procambarus clarkii isolate CNS0578487 chromosome 5, FALCON_Pclarkii_2.0, whole genome shotgun sequence harbors:
- the LOC138351110 gene encoding putative uncharacterized protein DDB_G0274435, whose translation is MKLNVNKLTCNASVKNKKQNYNVNVKNKKLTYNINRHQEEDGVGITLCLEQGRSDTALEFRRQEFELESTHLSQRQQEADLQRQRQEQEAEQQRQRQEQEADLRRRREVELMQILAEELQLKRQQEEDGVGITLCVEQGRSDTALEFRRQELELESTHLSQRREAEANLPTLQNEAERQQADLQRQRQEQEAELQRQRQEQEADLQRQRQEQEAEQQRQRQEQEAELQSQRQEQEADLRRRREGELLQILAEELQLKRQQEEDRVGITLFLEQGRSDTAPEFWRQELELESTNPSQRREAEANLPNDSRPCNMKLNVNKLTCNANVENKKLNYNVNVKNKKLTYNRQQEEDGVGITLCLEQGRSDTALEFRRQELELESTHLSQRREAEANLPNKKLNYNVNAKNKKLNNNVNAKNKKLNNNVNVKNKKLNYNVNVKNKKLNNNVNVKNKKLNNNVNAKNKKLNNNVNAKNKKLNNNVNAKNKKLTYIVVEK
- the LOC138351118 gene encoding ribosomal RNA-processing protein 8-like; translation: MKLNVNKLTCNANVKNKKLNYNVNVKNKKLTYNINVKKKKLNYKANVKNKKLTYNVNVKNKKLNNNVNAKNKKLNYNVKNKKLTYNVNVKNKKLNYNVNAKNKKLNYNVNVKNKKLTYVDEEK